In Camelina sativa cultivar DH55 chromosome 13, Cs, whole genome shotgun sequence, the genomic window ACGTCGTTTTCATAAGATCAAACAGAATCGGCCcgttgttttttatattttacctgaatgaaaaatataagaaaggcCTTATATGGGCCTAACGCGTAAGAAGAATTATATGGCCTATTTGTAAATCGAGGGAGGAAACAAGGGTAAAGTAGGAATTTCTGGACCATGAGTTTTTAGGTTAATGTTGCTAGTGTGTAATATGTACCGTTGGATTTTTTATATGAGAACCTCGTGACCGTCGGATGGGAGACACCAAGCCCAGTAACGTAACAACTCAATTCGCCGTCACGGTGAAGTTGTCTCCTTCTATATAATATCGGACGAATCTGggatatgtaaaaaataagGGACTTGACAGAGACTTTTGTTGGGTCTCGCTCGAAACCTTCCTCTTCGTTTGCATCTTTGCATCAGGTTAGGCTGTGATTCCTACAAAATCTGCTCTTTTCCTTTACGTTCTTGTTTGATAAAATTAGGTTTGAATTCGATTTAGGGTTATAATTATTGACGTTATTAGGGTTTCGTTGGATCTGTTTTCTTTAATTGATAGGAAAGTGCGATAATGGCGGGAGGAGGAAACTTCATTGCCAGAGTTATTTCGTACGTTGCGAACGAGTTCATAGTTAATGGTTTGGCTAACAGGTACTCTCATTCTTAATACTactcgatttagggttttaaaattgaatttgtgGGTAGATGTAGTAGCTTATATATAGAAGCTTCTTTCTCTGGCTGAGTGGATTTATAAATAAGTTCCTCATCGGCTCGTTCATATCGAAGCAAGATAGCCTCAACTTACAGCTGGTCTGCTGCGTAATTTTCCATACGCTGCAGCGTAGGAagtttgatatatttgtttttttgaacaaGATTTGGCTTTTGTTTTGGAATTGTTTTCGTTTATTGTTGCTCTAAGCTATTGGGCAATGCATTTTTGTCCTGAGATTTGGGAAACTCAGGATCTActtttgtttagatttgttgGTTTCTCCATATGTTTTTTAGTGGTTTGCTGCCGGTGATGATTTTCGTAGGCTTGTCCTGATCAAATACATGACGTTACTCTTGAATCTAAGAAATTTCTGAggctatttttgtttatctttgtttCCTCTTTTCTATCTAGTTCTTTGGTATATTCAGACACTGCTTTAGATCTCCAATTGTTTCACGAGATTTGTTGTATTTATGGCTTTTGTAAATTTCTTATCTGTTTTGGCAGCCATGCTTTCCAGAGATTTGCTGTGAGGACTTCAAAGAGAATAGAAAACCTCTCGAAAATGGGTTTGTCTCTTTAACTTGAAGCATTAAAATTTGTGTTGTGTATTTCAGTATTTGCTTTCTCCCTCCTGTTGCACAATCTTATTAAAttgtggggttttttttttttgattattccAGCCGCAGAGAGCAAGGAGAAAGTTGCTCAGCAAATGGAAGAAGTCGCCAAGAACATTGATGTGAGATTTTTTTGTCGCTTTCAATCTTTCATAGATTCTACAGTAGACGTTGTGATATTGAAATCTAAACTGCTCCGTTAACTTTTGCAGTCCATGAAGAAACAGTGATTATTCTCTTGGGGAATCTTATAATTTGCATGGCTCAGCTCAAGTAGAGAGGTCTGTTTATCTTTGTATAAAGAATGTTAAAAAGTAATAAGCGTGTGGGTTATAAACAACCAGTGATCTTTTGATgctgtttctcttcttttaaacCCCAACTTGACAGGAGTGACTGACCCTTATATATGAAGTTCTGTCAAGGAATTTCTATCGCTGCTACTTATTTGTAGAGCTCATTTATTgattctttttgtgttttgtgcTGGCTTTGAACTTAAATGAGTATATACGTAATCGATTTGAAAAGTTGTGAAATGTAAGACTCACAACGTATGACTGTAAAGAGCGTGAAGGTCTCAGGTGTACGAGCCAAAATGTCTAGAATCGATCGCAatataaaatctgaataaaCCATGTCCCACTGATATCCTCCAAAAATTTTTTGAATGAATCTTCGTAAATCATTCACATGTTGGTGTATACCATCTACTTGTTTGTAGAAAAGTTAAAGCAGTGCAAACGCAGACAAAAAAAGTACATACCAAGTGATTGTCAAGTACAGTTTAGGCAATAACTTGGTTAAAGAGTTTTAGTCCAAACGGTTTTCGAGCAAATATATAGTCAGTGAAGAGCATACTCACAGTTGGAGGATTAGGGTACCGGAATCGAAGTACTGCACATAACATGATGAAGTGAAAGGCACTGTGAAGCACAAATGGCATACATACAGTGCCATACGTGAAGCTCCTCTAGCACAgtcacacactcacacacattaattttttaataaatagtaaataacgttttattatttttgcatTTCTAGTCGGaatggaaaaaagaagaagaagaagagacgtgTAATAGCAtagcaaaacaaagaagaagaaaacgttaAAAAGGCAATGAAAAGGGAAAATAATGCTATTGGCAATTTTCGAACAAAAGACAATGACTAAAGAAGCATGGTCATTTAAAGTTGGGTCATTTACGACCGCTGAAGAagagatcaaatcaaatatGGTCCCTTTAAAATAAGAGGCCTCAAATAACTAACACCTACCATCTTTGTGGTGATTTTACGCCTATAAACTATCTGATTCtggttgtgaattgtgatgaaataatatttttggagtTACCAAGAAACATATACTAGATGAGAATGGAATCTCTATCAAGTCTGAACACCATGGACGAAGAAACGTTACGTTACGTCAGAGCAGCCGTGATACATTGCGTACTTTTTtaccaacctttttttttcctttctaataGAATTATTTGAATAAGAAttggattttctttgtttaacaaattgtaattagaaatatttttttttcagaatgaCACTTCTAGGAAAAGGGGTAgtgttctctctctcacacttctccacatatatatgtatttaaaggATTCAACAAGTTTAGCTTCGctattgttgttttctttgtaagCAAACAAATCTTGCAAAATcgattttaaaccaaaattatcaAAACCATAAATAGAAGGTGAGggaagactctctctctctctctctctctctctctctctctctctgctttcttctccgtttttttgtttttttgattcgCTCGGCCGCGGAGGGAGGATTCTAAAATGGCGGCGGCGGCGACAATGACGGAGCGGAGGAAACAGATACCGGCGTACATGAAAGCAGTGTCAGGGTCACTAGGCGGAGTAGTCGAGGCTTGTTGTCTCCAACCAATCGACGTAATCAAAACGCGTCTCCAGCTAGATCGTGTCGGCGCTTACAAAGGAATCACGCACTGTGGCTCCACGGTGGTTCGCACCGAAGGAGTTCGTGCTCTCTGGAAAGGTTTAACTCCCTTCGCCACTCACCTCACGCTCAAGTACACCCTTCGGATGGGATCTAACGCCATGTTCCAAACGGCGTTCAAAGATTCGGAGACCGGAAAGGTCAGCAACCGTGGCCGTTTGCTTTCCGGATTCGGCGCCGGCGTTCTTGAAGCGCTCGCCATTGTTACACCCTTTGAGGTATAAAAGCTTTCCGTTTTTGTTGCCTTTTTGGCTTAACTTTACAGGACAAAAACTCTGACGAAATCACATGTCTTCGGTCTTCCCTTCCCCTTAATATTTTATTAGCACTTTAAGGATTTGTTAAATTATAGTTTAATCATAGTTAGTTACTTTGGTTCAGAGAGATTTTAGTACAATTGAAAATTGTAGATTAATCTTGCACCAAACTCTCTGTTCAT contains:
- the LOC109128418 gene encoding uncharacterized protein LOC109128418, giving the protein MAGGGNFIARVISYVANEFIVNGLANSHAFQRFAVRTSKRIENLSKMAAESKEKVAQQMEEVAKNIDSMKKQ